A genomic window from Glycine soja cultivar W05 chromosome 10, ASM419377v2, whole genome shotgun sequence includes:
- the LOC114370084 gene encoding late embryogenesis abundant protein 2-like has translation MSSAQQNFNAGQTQGQTQVKAEEFVQSTKETASAATDKANAAANTTGQTAQQNKDESAGFLQQTGEQVKNMAQGAVDSVKHTLGMDKK, from the exons ATGTCAAGTGCCCAGCAAAACTTCAATGCAGGCCAAACCCAAGGCCAGACTCAG GTTAAGGCCGAAGAATTTGTCCAATCCACAAAGGAAACAGCTTCGGCAGCTACTGACAAGGCTAATGCAGCTGCTAACACAACAGGGCAAACTGCTCAACAAAACAAGGATGAATCTGCTGGTTTTCTCCAACAG ACTGGGGAACAAGTGAAGAACATGGCTCAAGGTGCTGTGGATAGTGTGAAGCACACACTCGGGATGGACAAGAAGTGA